One region of Vigna angularis cultivar LongXiaoDou No.4 chromosome 10, ASM1680809v1, whole genome shotgun sequence genomic DNA includes:
- the LOC108335919 gene encoding ADP-ribosylation factor 2 isoform X2 codes for MGLTFTKLFSRLFAKKEMRILMVGLDAAGKTTILYKLKLGEIVTTIPTIGFNVETVEYKNISFTVWDVGGQDKIRPLWRHYFQNTQGLIFVVDSNDRDRVVEARDELHRMLNEDELREAVLLVFANKQDLPNAMNAAEITDKLGLHSLRQRHWYIQSTCATSGEGLYEGLDWLSNNIANKA; via the exons ATGGGGCTGACATTCACGAAGCTTTTCAGTCGGCTTTTCGCCAAGAAGGAAATGCGAATTCTGATGGTTGGTCTTGATGCTGCTGGTAAGACCACTATCCTCTACAAGCTCAAGCTCGGAGAGATCGTTACAACAATTCCTACCATTG GGTTCAATGTTGAGACTGTAGAATACAAGAACATTAGCTTCACTGTTTGGGATGTTGGTGGCCAGGACAAg ATTCGTCCCTTGTGGAGGCACTACTTCCAGAACACTCAGGGTCTTATTTTTGTTGTAGACAGCAATGATAGGGACAGAGTTGTTGAGGCCAGAGATGAGTTGCATAGGATGTTGAATGAG GATGAACTGAGAGAAGCAGTATTGCTTGTGTTTGCCAACAAACAAGATCTTCCTAATGCAATGAATGCTGCTGAGATTACCGACAAGTTGGGTCTCCACTCTCTCAGACAGCGCCACTG GTACATTCAGAGCACCTGTGCAACCTCTGGAGAGGGCCTTTATGAAGGTCTGGACTGGCTTTCCAACAACATCGCCAATAAG gCTTAA
- the LOC108335919 gene encoding ADP-ribosylation factor 2 isoform X1, with translation MGLTFTKLFSRLFAKKEMRILMVGLDAAGKTTILYKLKLGEIVTTIPTIGFNVETVEYKNISFTVWDVGGQDKIRPLWRHYFQNTQGLIFVVDSNDRDRVVEARDELHRMLNEDELREAVLLVFANKQDLPNAMNAAEITDKLGLHSLRQRHWYIQSTCATSGEGLYEGLDWLSNNIANKVADIFFLVYCRRIKDFKQCAVN, from the exons ATGGGGCTGACATTCACGAAGCTTTTCAGTCGGCTTTTCGCCAAGAAGGAAATGCGAATTCTGATGGTTGGTCTTGATGCTGCTGGTAAGACCACTATCCTCTACAAGCTCAAGCTCGGAGAGATCGTTACAACAATTCCTACCATTG GGTTCAATGTTGAGACTGTAGAATACAAGAACATTAGCTTCACTGTTTGGGATGTTGGTGGCCAGGACAAg ATTCGTCCCTTGTGGAGGCACTACTTCCAGAACACTCAGGGTCTTATTTTTGTTGTAGACAGCAATGATAGGGACAGAGTTGTTGAGGCCAGAGATGAGTTGCATAGGATGTTGAATGAG GATGAACTGAGAGAAGCAGTATTGCTTGTGTTTGCCAACAAACAAGATCTTCCTAATGCAATGAATGCTGCTGAGATTACCGACAAGTTGGGTCTCCACTCTCTCAGACAGCGCCACTG GTACATTCAGAGCACCTGTGCAACCTCTGGAGAGGGCCTTTATGAAGGTCTGGACTGGCTTTCCAACAACATCGCCAATAAGGTAGCTGATATATTTTTCCTCGTTTATTGTAGAAGAATAAAGGATTTTAAACAATGCGCAgtgaattga